The following are from one region of the Streptomyces changanensis genome:
- a CDS encoding DUF5941 domain-containing protein: protein MSTAILTGPPVPGSPLEGDLRSLGFEVRSAAGPGETAALLAAVPAGERVAVVDPRFVGHLHALRLALTDPRFPAAAAPGALTAQPEARPSLTRALTARVPGSGSAPDPGSAQVPGSAPVAAPTTASGAAPTTAPEAGGARAGGASAGGTPPLPDTLATALEADGVAVHRPELGSLVAAVPTGPQARKETRDAVAAVDDEAVRLRSAVKSRDGFFTTFCVSPYSRYLARWCARRGLTPNQVTTASLLTALVAAGCAATGTRGGFVAAGVLLLLSFVLDCTDGQLARYSLQYSTLGAWLDATFDRAKEYAYYAGLALGAARGGDDVWALALGAMVLQTCRHVVDFSFNEANHDATANTSPTAALSDRLDSVGWTVWVRRMIVLPIGERWAMIAVLTAVTSPRVVFYALLVGCAFAACYTTAGRVLRSLTRRAGRTDRAARALADLADGGPLAELAARATRRWARPLGGRTPYAVLGAALLLYAACAAPVGSGLVVAAAAAYALASGAAVARPLKGALDWLVPPVLRVAEYGTILVLAARADAPGALPAAFGLVAAVAYHHYDTVYRIRGGTGAPPVWLVRTLGGQEGRTLLVAVLAALLAAGGGERLALALTALAGAVALVGLAESIRFWVSSHAPAVHDEGEPA, encoded by the coding sequence CTGTCGACCGCCATCCTCACCGGTCCGCCGGTACCCGGATCGCCGCTCGAGGGCGATCTGCGGTCGCTGGGCTTCGAGGTCCGCTCCGCCGCGGGCCCGGGCGAGACCGCCGCGCTCCTCGCCGCCGTACCGGCCGGTGAGCGCGTCGCCGTCGTCGACCCGCGCTTCGTCGGGCACCTCCACGCGCTGCGCCTGGCGCTGACCGACCCCCGCTTCCCGGCGGCGGCGGCGCCCGGCGCCCTCACCGCGCAGCCCGAGGCCCGCCCGTCCCTCACCCGCGCCCTGACCGCCCGGGTCCCCGGCTCCGGCTCCGCGCCCGACCCCGGTTCCGCCCAGGTCCCCGGCTCCGCGCCGGTCGCCGCGCCCACCACCGCCTCCGGAGCCGCGCCCACCACCGCCCCCGAGGCGGGCGGCGCGCGGGCCGGCGGCGCGTCCGCGGGCGGTACGCCCCCGCTGCCCGACACGCTCGCCACCGCCCTGGAGGCCGACGGCGTCGCCGTGCACCGGCCCGAGCTCGGCTCGCTCGTCGCCGCGGTACCGACCGGTCCCCAGGCCCGCAAGGAGACCCGGGACGCCGTCGCCGCCGTCGACGACGAGGCCGTACGCCTGCGCTCCGCCGTGAAGTCCCGTGACGGCTTCTTCACCACGTTCTGCGTCAGCCCGTACTCCCGCTACCTCGCCCGCTGGTGCGCCCGCCGGGGCCTCACGCCCAACCAGGTCACCACCGCCTCGCTGCTGACCGCGCTCGTCGCGGCCGGCTGCGCCGCGACCGGCACCCGCGGCGGCTTCGTCGCGGCGGGCGTCCTGCTCCTCCTCTCCTTCGTCCTGGACTGCACCGACGGGCAGCTCGCCCGCTACTCCCTGCAGTACTCGACGCTCGGCGCGTGGCTCGACGCCACCTTCGACCGCGCCAAGGAGTACGCCTACTACGCGGGCCTCGCCCTCGGCGCCGCCCGCGGCGGGGACGACGTCTGGGCGCTGGCCCTCGGCGCGATGGTCCTCCAGACCTGCCGGCACGTCGTGGACTTCTCCTTCAACGAGGCCAACCACGACGCCACCGCCAACACCAGCCCCACCGCCGCCCTCTCCGACCGGCTCGACAGCGTCGGCTGGACGGTCTGGGTGCGGCGCATGATCGTCCTGCCGATCGGGGAGCGCTGGGCGATGATCGCGGTGCTCACCGCCGTCACCAGCCCCCGCGTCGTCTTCTACGCCCTGCTCGTCGGCTGCGCCTTCGCCGCCTGCTACACCACCGCCGGCCGGGTCCTGCGCTCGCTGACCCGCCGGGCCGGCCGCACCGACCGCGCCGCCCGGGCCCTCGCCGATCTCGCCGACGGCGGCCCGCTCGCCGAGCTCGCCGCCCGCGCGACCCGTCGCTGGGCCCGCCCGCTGGGCGGCCGCACCCCGTACGCGGTGCTCGGCGCGGCCCTGCTCCTGTACGCGGCGTGCGCCGCGCCCGTCGGCAGCGGCCTCGTCGTCGCGGCGGCCGCCGCGTACGCGCTGGCCTCCGGCGCCGCCGTCGCCCGGCCCCTGAAGGGCGCCCTCGACTGGCTCGTCCCGCCCGTCCTGCGCGTCGCCGAGTACGGCACGATCCTCGTCCTGGCCGCCCGCGCAGACGCCCCCGGGGCGCTCCCCGCGGCGTTCGGGCTGGTCGCGGCCGTCGCCTACCATCACTACGACACGGTGTACCGCATCCGCGGCGGCACCGGCGCGCCGCCCGTCTGGCTGGTGCGGACGCTCGGCGGCCAGGAAGGGCGCACGCTGCTCGTGGCCGTCCTCGCCGCCCTCCTCGCGGCGGGTGGTGGGGAGCGCCTCGCCCTGGCGCTGACCGCCCTCGCCGGCGCCGTCGCGCTGGTGGGGCTGGCGGAGTCCATCCGCTTCTGGGTGTCCTCCCACGCACCCGCCGTACACGACGAAGGAGAACCCGCATGA
- a CDS encoding phosphocholine cytidylyltransferase family protein encodes MIGLVLAAGAGRRLRPYTDTLPKALVPVDGDTTVLDLTLRNFAEVGLTEAAIVVGYRKEAVYARKEELEATYGLSLTLIDNDKAEEWNNAYSLWCAREVLKRGVILANGDTVHPVSVERTLLAARGEGRRIILALDAVKDLADEEMKVITADGEGVRRITKLMDPATATGEYIGVTLIEPEAAEDLADALRTTFERDPDLYYEDGYQELVDRGFRIDVAPIGDVKWVEIDNHDDLAKGRGIACLY; translated from the coding sequence ATGATCGGCCTCGTACTGGCAGCCGGTGCCGGACGCCGTCTGCGCCCCTACACCGACACGCTCCCGAAGGCCCTCGTGCCGGTGGACGGGGACACCACGGTCCTCGACCTGACCCTGCGCAACTTCGCCGAGGTCGGCCTCACCGAGGCCGCGATCGTCGTCGGCTACCGCAAGGAGGCCGTGTACGCGCGCAAGGAGGAGCTGGAGGCCACGTACGGCCTGTCGCTCACCCTGATCGACAACGACAAGGCCGAGGAGTGGAACAACGCCTACTCCCTGTGGTGCGCCCGTGAGGTCCTGAAGCGGGGCGTCATCCTCGCCAACGGCGACACCGTGCACCCGGTCTCCGTCGAGAGGACCCTCCTCGCCGCCCGGGGCGAGGGCCGGAGGATCATCCTCGCGCTCGACGCGGTGAAGGACCTCGCCGACGAGGAGATGAAGGTCATCACCGCCGACGGCGAGGGCGTCCGACGGATCACCAAGCTCATGGACCCCGCCACCGCCACCGGCGAGTACATCGGCGTCACCCTCATCGAGCCGGAGGCCGCCGAGGACCTCGCGGACGCGCTGCGGACCACCTTCGAGCGGGACCCGGACCTCTACTACGAGGACGGCTACCAGGAGCTGGTGGACCGGGGCTTCCGGATCGACGTGGCGCCCATCGGCGACGTCAAGTGGGTCGAGATCGACAACCACGACGACCTCGCGAAGGGCCGTGGGATCGCGTGCCTGTACTGA
- a CDS encoding iron-containing alcohol dehydrogenase family protein, protein MPVLTRLIPSPVVVDISCGAMDDLAGLLADQRISASGKLAVAISNGSGQALREKLAPLLPDADWYAVADGSIDSAVRLADAMRGKRYDAVVGLGGGKIIDVAKYAAARVGVPMVSVATNLSHDGICSPVSTLDNDNGRGSYGVPSPIAMVIDLDVIRDAPARFVRSGIGDAISNISAIADWELSHRHTGEQVDGLAAAMARTAGEAVLRHPGSVADDEFLIVLAEALVLTGIAMSISGDTRPASGACHEISHAFDLLYPARSALHGEQVGLGAAFAMHLRGAREESSLFAEVLRRHGLPVLPEEIGFSPDEFVRAVEYAPQTRPGRFTVLEHLDLSTDQIRDAYADYAKTIRS, encoded by the coding sequence GTGCCTGTACTGACCCGGCTCATCCCCTCGCCGGTCGTCGTCGACATCAGCTGCGGAGCGATGGACGACCTGGCCGGCCTCCTCGCCGACCAGCGGATCTCCGCCTCCGGCAAGCTCGCCGTGGCGATCAGCAACGGCTCCGGGCAGGCGCTGCGCGAGAAGCTCGCGCCGCTGCTCCCGGACGCCGACTGGTACGCCGTGGCCGACGGCAGCATCGACTCCGCCGTCCGTCTCGCCGACGCCATGAGGGGCAAGCGGTACGACGCCGTGGTCGGCCTCGGCGGCGGCAAGATCATCGACGTGGCGAAGTACGCCGCTGCGCGGGTCGGCGTGCCCATGGTGTCGGTCGCGACGAACCTGTCGCACGACGGCATCTGCTCGCCGGTCTCCACCCTCGACAACGACAACGGCCGCGGCTCCTACGGCGTCCCCTCGCCGATCGCCATGGTCATCGACCTCGACGTGATCCGGGACGCCCCGGCGCGGTTCGTCCGCTCCGGCATCGGCGACGCGATCTCCAACATCTCGGCCATCGCCGACTGGGAGCTGTCGCACCGGCACACCGGCGAACAGGTCGACGGCCTCGCCGCCGCCATGGCCCGCACGGCGGGTGAGGCGGTGCTGCGCCACCCGGGGAGCGTCGCGGACGACGAGTTCCTCATCGTGCTGGCCGAGGCCCTCGTCCTGACCGGCATCGCCATGTCGATCAGCGGCGACACCCGTCCCGCGTCGGGCGCCTGCCACGAGATCTCCCACGCCTTCGACCTGCTCTACCCGGCGCGTTCCGCGCTCCACGGCGAGCAGGTCGGCCTCGGCGCCGCCTTCGCCATGCACCTGCGCGGCGCCCGCGAGGAGTCGTCGCTCTTCGCCGAGGTCCTGCGCCGGCACGGCCTGCCGGTGCTGCCCGAGGAGATCGGGTTCTCCCCGGACGAGTTCGTGCGCGCCGTCGAGTACGCGCCGCAGACCCGCCCGGGGCGCTTCACCGTCCTGGAGCACCTCGACCTGTCCACCGACCAGATCAGGGACGCGTACGCCGACTATGCCAAGACCATCCGTAGCTGA
- a CDS encoding CDP-alcohol phosphatidyltransferase family protein produces MPRPSVAELRPVVHPAGVKDRRSGEHWGGRLYMREISLRITRLLVTTRVTPNQLTYVMTLAGVLAAPALLVPGIPGALLGALMVQLYLLLDCVDGEVARWKKQFSLSGVYLDRVGAYLCDAAVLVGFGLRAADLWGSGRIDWLWAFLGTLAALGAILIKAETDLVGVARHQGGLPPVKEAAAEPRSSGMALARRAAAALRFHRLVLGIEASLLIVVLAVADTVRGDLFFSRLGVAVLAAIALLQTLLHLVSVLVSSRLR; encoded by the coding sequence ATGCCAAGACCATCCGTAGCTGAACTCCGCCCGGTCGTCCATCCGGCCGGGGTCAAGGACCGCCGCAGCGGAGAGCACTGGGGCGGCCGCCTCTACATGCGCGAGATCTCCCTGCGCATCACCCGGCTGCTGGTCACCACGCGGGTCACCCCGAACCAGCTGACGTACGTGATGACCCTCGCGGGCGTCCTCGCCGCTCCGGCGCTGCTGGTCCCGGGCATCCCGGGCGCGCTCCTCGGCGCGCTGATGGTCCAGCTCTACCTGCTGCTCGACTGCGTCGACGGCGAGGTCGCCCGCTGGAAGAAGCAGTTCTCGCTCTCCGGCGTGTACCTGGACCGGGTCGGCGCCTACCTGTGCGACGCGGCGGTCCTCGTCGGCTTCGGCCTGCGCGCGGCCGACCTGTGGGGGAGCGGCCGGATCGACTGGCTGTGGGCCTTCCTCGGCACCCTCGCCGCGCTCGGCGCCATCCTCATCAAGGCGGAGACCGACCTCGTCGGCGTCGCCCGTCACCAGGGCGGCCTGCCGCCCGTGAAGGAGGCCGCGGCCGAGCCGCGCTCGTCCGGCATGGCGCTCGCCCGCAGGGCCGCCGCCGCGCTGAGGTTCCACCGGCTCGTCCTCGGCATCGAGGCGTCGCTGCTCATCGTGGTGCTGGCCGTCGCGGACACGGTCCGGGGCGACCTCTTCTTCAGCCGCCTGGGCGTCGCCGTCCTCGCCGCCATCGCCCTGCTGCAGACGCTGCTGCACCTGGTGTCCGTCCTCGTGTCCAGCAGGCTGAGGTGA
- a CDS encoding glycosyltransferase family 2 protein, protein MKLGAVIITMGDRPDDLNALIESVARQEGEPVEVVVVGNGAPVRGVPGWVRTVDLPENLGIPGGRNVGIEAFGPNGSDVDALLFLDDDGLLPGKDTAELLRAAFAADPRLGIVSFRIADPETGVTQRRHVPRLRASDPMRSSRVTTFLGGASAVRTKVIAEVGPLPGEFFYAHEETDLAWRALDAGWMIDYRSDMVLHHPTTAPSRHAVYHRMVARNRVWLARRNLPAPLVPVYVGVWLLLTLLRRPSGAALKAWFGGFKEGWTTPCGPRRPMRWRTVWRLTRLGRPPVI, encoded by the coding sequence GTGAAGCTCGGTGCCGTCATCATCACCATGGGCGACCGCCCCGACGACCTGAACGCCCTCATCGAGTCCGTCGCCCGCCAGGAGGGCGAGCCGGTCGAGGTCGTCGTCGTCGGCAACGGCGCCCCCGTCCGCGGGGTCCCCGGCTGGGTCCGCACCGTCGACCTGCCCGAGAACCTCGGCATCCCCGGCGGCCGGAACGTCGGCATCGAGGCGTTCGGCCCGAACGGCTCCGACGTCGACGCGCTGCTCTTCCTCGACGACGACGGGCTGCTCCCCGGCAAGGACACCGCGGAGCTCCTGCGGGCCGCGTTCGCCGCCGACCCGCGGCTCGGGATCGTCAGCTTCCGCATCGCCGACCCGGAGACGGGCGTCACGCAGCGGCGCCACGTGCCCCGGCTGCGCGCCTCCGACCCGATGCGCTCCTCGCGCGTCACGACCTTCCTGGGCGGGGCGAGCGCCGTGCGCACGAAGGTCATCGCCGAGGTGGGGCCCCTGCCGGGCGAGTTCTTCTACGCGCACGAGGAGACCGACCTCGCCTGGCGGGCGCTGGACGCCGGCTGGATGATCGACTACCGGTCCGACATGGTGCTCCACCACCCCACGACCGCCCCGTCCCGGCACGCCGTCTACCACCGCATGGTGGCGCGGAACCGGGTGTGGCTGGCCCGCCGCAACCTGCCGGCGCCGCTGGTCCCGGTGTACGTCGGGGTGTGGCTGCTGCTGACCCTGCTGAGGCGCCCGTCGGGGGCCGCGCTGAAGGCGTGGTTCGGGGGCTTCAAGGAGGGCTGGACGACCCCCTGCGGGCCGCGGCGCCCCATGAGGTGGCGCACGGTGTGGCGCCTCACGCGACTGGGCCGCCCGCCCGTCATCTGA
- a CDS encoding ABC transporter permease: MSETTRDRAVAVSVPPSPDDGLSPAELAAKYGLSVSGARPGLAEYVRQLWGRRHFIMTFSRAKLTAQYSQAKLGQLWQVATPLLNAAVYFAIFGLILEAGRGMDKKVYVPFLVTGVFVFMFTQTSVMSGVKSISGNLGLVRALHFPRAALPISLALQQLQQLLYSMLVLFVIVALCGSYPSLSWLLIVPALVLQFLFNTGLAMIMARLGSKTPDLAQLMPFIMRTWMYASGVMFSIPIMLRDKPAWIADVLMYNPAAVYMDLIRFALIEGYTSDNLPDHVWLAALLWAVVVGVAGFVFFWKAEERYGRG; the protein is encoded by the coding sequence GTGAGTGAGACGACCCGCGACCGAGCGGTCGCCGTGAGTGTCCCGCCCTCGCCCGACGACGGCCTGTCGCCGGCCGAGCTGGCCGCCAAGTACGGCCTGTCGGTGAGCGGCGCCCGTCCGGGGCTGGCGGAGTACGTCCGGCAGCTGTGGGGTCGGCGCCACTTCATCATGACGTTCTCCCGGGCGAAGCTCACGGCCCAGTACAGCCAGGCCAAGCTCGGCCAGCTGTGGCAGGTGGCGACGCCGCTGCTGAACGCCGCGGTCTACTTCGCGATCTTCGGGTTGATCCTCGAAGCGGGCCGGGGCATGGACAAGAAGGTCTACGTCCCGTTCCTGGTGACGGGCGTCTTCGTCTTCATGTTCACGCAGACGTCCGTCATGTCCGGCGTGAAGTCGATCTCCGGCAATCTGGGCCTGGTGCGGGCGCTGCACTTCCCCCGGGCCGCGCTGCCCATCTCGCTGGCGCTCCAGCAGCTCCAGCAGCTGCTGTACTCGATGCTGGTGCTCTTCGTCATCGTGGCGCTGTGCGGCAGCTACCCCTCGCTCAGCTGGCTGCTGATCGTCCCCGCGCTGGTGCTCCAGTTCCTCTTCAACACCGGCCTGGCCATGATCATGGCGAGGCTCGGCAGCAAGACGCCGGACCTCGCCCAGCTGATGCCGTTCATCATGCGGACCTGGATGTACGCCTCGGGCGTCATGTTCTCCATCCCGATCATGCTGCGGGACAAACCGGCCTGGATCGCCGACGTCCTGATGTACAACCCGGCGGCCGTCTACATGGACCTCATCCGCTTCGCGCTGATCGAGGGCTACACCTCCGACAACCTGCCCGACCACGTGTGGCTCGCCGCGCTCCTGTGGGCGGTCGTCGTCGGCGTCGCCGGTTTCGTGTTCTTCTGGAAGGCTGAGGAGCGGTACGGCCGTGGCTGA
- a CDS encoding ABC transporter ATP-binding protein translates to MADETNEARPAGSRIPTVIADDVHIVYRVHGGGSAGRGSATAALSRMLRGEKGESRGVRTVHAVRGVTFTAYRGEAIGLIGTNGSGKSTLLRAIAGLLPTERGKVYTDGQPSLLGVNAALMGDLTGERNVILGGLAMGMSREEVKERYQDIVDFSGINEKGDFITLPMRTYSSGMGARLRFAIAAAKNHDVLMIDEALATGDRKFQIRSEERIRELRKEAGTVFLVSHSNKSIRDTCDRVLWLEKGELLMDGPTDEVLRAYERETGR, encoded by the coding sequence GTGGCTGACGAGACCAACGAAGCCCGCCCCGCGGGCTCGCGCATCCCCACCGTCATCGCCGACGACGTGCACATCGTGTACCGCGTCCACGGGGGCGGGTCGGCCGGCCGGGGCAGTGCCACGGCCGCCCTCAGCCGCATGCTCCGCGGCGAGAAGGGCGAGAGCCGCGGCGTCCGCACGGTCCACGCCGTGCGCGGAGTCACCTTCACCGCCTACCGCGGCGAGGCCATCGGCCTCATCGGCACCAACGGCTCCGGCAAGTCGACCCTGCTGCGGGCCATCGCCGGGTTGCTGCCCACCGAGCGGGGCAAGGTCTACACCGACGGCCAGCCCTCGCTGCTGGGCGTCAACGCGGCCCTGATGGGCGACCTCACCGGTGAGCGCAACGTGATCCTCGGCGGTCTCGCCATGGGCATGTCCCGCGAGGAGGTCAAGGAGCGCTACCAGGACATCGTCGACTTCTCCGGCATCAACGAGAAGGGCGACTTCATCACCCTCCCCATGCGGACGTACTCCTCCGGCATGGGCGCCCGGCTCCGCTTCGCCATCGCGGCCGCCAAGAACCACGACGTCCTCATGATCGACGAGGCGCTGGCCACCGGCGACCGCAAGTTCCAGATCCGCTCCGAGGAGCGCATCAGGGAGCTGCGCAAGGAGGCAGGCACGGTCTTCCTCGTCAGCCACAGCAACAAGTCGATCCGGGACACCTGCGACCGCGTCCTGTGGCTGGAAAAGGGCGAACTCCTCATGGACGGGCCGACCGACGAGGTCCTCCGGGCGTACGAGAGGGAGACCGGCAGGTAG
- the hpnC gene encoding squalene synthase HpnC, with product MTAVRQARPDATARTTLDKAAAENFPVAPFFLPRAWRADLMAVYGYARLVDDIGDGDLASGGADARHLGADPDADPSALLDAFEADLLRVFDASGAPSHSLLRALRPTVRRHALTPEPFLALVEANRQDQHVRRYAGYGDLVAYCELSANPVGRLVLAITGTTTPERVRRSDAVCTALQIVEHLQDVAEDLGRDRIYLPAEDMARFHVTEADLAAPTAGAAVRALVAYEARRARALLEEGAPLVASVRGRLRLLLAGFVGGGHAALDAIAAARHDVLPEPPRATGPRLLRRAGAVWRTACREG from the coding sequence GTGACGGCTGTCCGGCAGGCGCGCCCCGACGCCACCGCGCGTACCACGCTCGACAAGGCCGCGGCCGAGAACTTCCCCGTGGCCCCCTTCTTCCTGCCCCGCGCCTGGCGCGCCGACCTCATGGCCGTCTACGGCTACGCCCGGCTCGTCGACGACATCGGCGACGGCGACCTGGCTTCCGGCGGGGCCGACGCCCGCCACCTCGGCGCCGACCCCGACGCGGACCCCTCCGCCCTGCTCGACGCCTTCGAGGCCGACCTTCTGCGGGTCTTCGACGCCTCCGGCGCCCCCTCCCACTCGCTGCTGCGCGCCCTGCGGCCCACCGTGCGCCGCCACGCCCTGACCCCCGAGCCGTTCCTCGCGCTCGTCGAGGCGAACCGCCAGGACCAGCACGTGCGCCGCTACGCCGGCTACGGCGACCTGGTCGCCTACTGCGAGCTCTCCGCCAACCCCGTGGGCCGGCTCGTCCTCGCGATCACCGGCACCACCACCCCCGAGCGCGTCCGCCGCTCCGACGCCGTCTGCACCGCCCTGCAGATCGTCGAACACCTCCAGGACGTCGCCGAGGACCTCGGCCGCGACCGGATCTACCTGCCCGCCGAGGACATGGCCCGCTTCCACGTCACCGAGGCCGACCTGGCCGCCCCCACCGCCGGCGCCGCGGTCCGGGCGCTCGTCGCGTACGAGGCGCGGCGGGCCCGCGCCCTGCTGGAGGAGGGGGCGCCGCTCGTCGCGAGCGTGCGCGGCCGGCTCCGGCTGCTGCTCGCCGGGTTCGTCGGCGGCGGCCACGCGGCACTCGACGCCATCGCGGCCGCCCGCCACGACGTGCTCCCCGAACCGCCCAGGGCCACCGGGCCCCGCCTGCTCCGCCGGGCGGGAGCGGTGTGGCGAACAGCGTGCAGAGAGGGGTGA
- the hpnD gene encoding presqualene diphosphate synthase HpnD, with protein MDTTTQPPPPVQAAYSYCEAVTARQARNFAYGIRLLPTAKRQAMSALYAFSRRVDDIGDGGLGPEDKRSRLEATREVLDRVRRGTVTDDDTDPVAVALADAAHRFPLPLEGFDELIDGVLMDVRGAAYETWDDLRVYCRCVAGAIGRLSLGVFGTAPGAREAARAAEYADTLGLALQLTNILRDLREDAANGRSYLPAEELAKFGCSDGFRTAAPPVDGDFTGLVQHQVRRARALFAEGYRLLPLLDRRSGACVAAMAGIYRRLLDRIERDPGAVLRGRVSLPGHEKAYVAVRGLSGLDARTVSRRSERTRP; from the coding sequence GTGGACACCACGACGCAGCCGCCCCCGCCGGTACAGGCGGCCTACAGCTACTGCGAGGCCGTGACCGCCCGTCAGGCCCGCAACTTCGCGTACGGCATCAGGCTCCTGCCGACCGCGAAGCGGCAGGCCATGTCGGCGCTGTACGCCTTCTCCCGGCGGGTCGACGACATCGGCGACGGCGGCCTCGGCCCCGAGGACAAGCGCAGCCGCCTGGAGGCCACGCGCGAGGTGCTGGACCGCGTCCGGCGCGGCACCGTCACCGACGACGACACCGACCCGGTGGCCGTCGCGCTCGCCGACGCGGCCCACCGCTTCCCGCTGCCGCTGGAAGGCTTCGACGAACTCATCGACGGCGTGCTGATGGACGTGCGCGGCGCGGCCTACGAGACGTGGGACGACCTGCGGGTCTACTGCCGCTGCGTCGCCGGCGCCATCGGCCGGCTCTCCCTCGGCGTGTTCGGCACGGCCCCGGGCGCGCGCGAGGCCGCCCGCGCCGCCGAGTACGCCGACACCCTGGGACTCGCCCTCCAGCTCACCAACATCCTCCGCGACCTGCGCGAGGACGCCGCCAACGGCCGCAGCTACCTCCCCGCGGAAGAGCTCGCCAAGTTCGGCTGCTCCGACGGCTTCCGCACCGCCGCCCCACCCGTGGACGGCGACTTCACCGGACTCGTCCAGCACCAGGTGCGCCGCGCCCGCGCCCTGTTCGCCGAGGGCTACCGGCTGCTGCCCCTGCTCGACCGGCGCAGCGGCGCGTGCGTCGCCGCGATGGCCGGCATCTACCGCCGCCTCCTCGACCGCATCGAACGCGACCCCGGCGCCGTGCTGCGGGGCCGCGTGTCCCTGCCCGGCCACGAGAAGGCGTACGTCGCCGTGCGCGGTCTGTCCGGCCTCGACGCGCGCACGGTCTCCCGCCGCAGCGAGAGGACGCGCCCGTGA